A window of the Bacillus sp. A301a_S52 genome harbors these coding sequences:
- a CDS encoding ABC transporter substrate-binding protein, which produces MKQLLSKWKQMSTITVLALILTACGAAEENNDNTENVNNDNNANETVEGDFPVTVTDGVGEEVTIEEAPETIASLLPSSTEIVFELGAGDRMIGVSEYCNFPEETADIQVIGAQDMDAELILSLSPDLLLVQEYHYQNHEDVLNEYEEAGIDVLVMGSAESFEETYDTIRLVGEATGTSDEADQIVTSMEERLEEIREQAELISEEDRQTVWVEVGPSPDIFTTGQGTFMHEMLEAINATNAAEEESGWVQFTEEEIVTLEPDVVITTYGYYIDSPEADVLARDGWSEVPAVQNERVYDVDNDTVTRPGPRLIEGVETLAKLVYPDVFE; this is translated from the coding sequence ATGAAACAATTATTAAGTAAATGGAAACAAATGAGTACGATCACAGTGTTAGCACTAATTCTGACTGCTTGTGGTGCAGCGGAAGAAAATAATGATAATACTGAAAACGTTAATAACGATAATAATGCCAATGAAACTGTGGAAGGGGATTTCCCTGTTACAGTGACCGATGGTGTGGGAGAAGAAGTGACAATTGAAGAAGCACCAGAAACGATTGCGTCATTACTTCCAAGCAGCACGGAAATCGTGTTTGAACTAGGAGCTGGTGACCGCATGATCGGTGTATCAGAATATTGTAATTTCCCCGAGGAAACGGCTGATATTCAAGTCATTGGCGCACAGGATATGGATGCAGAATTGATCCTTTCATTGAGTCCTGACTTGCTATTAGTGCAAGAGTATCATTATCAAAATCACGAGGACGTTTTAAACGAATATGAAGAAGCGGGAATTGATGTCCTCGTTATGGGCAGTGCTGAATCTTTTGAAGAAACATATGACACCATTCGCTTGGTTGGTGAAGCGACAGGTACGAGTGATGAAGCGGACCAAATTGTCACTAGTATGGAAGAACGATTAGAAGAGATCCGTGAGCAAGCGGAATTGATTTCAGAAGAAGATCGCCAAACAGTATGGGTAGAGGTAGGACCATCACCTGATATTTTCACAACTGGACAAGGTACGTTTATGCACGAAATGCTTGAAGCAATCAATGCTACAAACGCTGCTGAAGAAGAGTCGGGTTGGGTGCAGTTTACTGAAGAAGAGATTGTTACACTAGAGCCGGACGTGGTTATTACGACGTATGGCTACTATATCGACAGCCCTGAAGCTGACGTGTTAGCTCGTGACGGGTGGTCAGAAGTGCCGGCGGTTCAGAACGAAAGAGTGTACGATGTGGATAATGACACAGTTACCCGTCCTGGTCCTCGTCTAATCGAAGGAGTGGAAACTCTTGCAAAACTCGTTTATCCGGATGTTTTTGAATAA
- a CDS encoding iron ABC transporter permease produces the protein MFLNNRVAWIYLLAGGFVLGTILLALFWSSVTVPIPHIIHIIIERMTGHVWLTDVPANEVPIIWNIRLPRVILAFCVGASLALAGAAFQGLLRNPLADPYTIGVSSGAALGAVIVIFFQLSVPLLGGFTQPIIAIVFGFLTLMLVFGLVKMTSRSMAIETIILAGIIISSFMGAIVSLIIALGDQNEMTQIIYWLYGSVSLRGWSHVQLILPFMIVGSMILLYHYRELNALALGEEAADHIGVDVRRGKILILIGASLLTGSAVAVSGTIGFVGLVIPHLVRLVTGPNHRHVLPLSLLTGGGFLILTDLVSRTIIAPKEMPIGVITALVGAPVFALLLIRNRLGRRKTA, from the coding sequence ATGTTTTTGAATAATCGTGTTGCGTGGATATATTTACTGGCAGGAGGATTTGTACTCGGTACAATCCTCCTTGCTCTCTTTTGGAGCAGTGTCACAGTACCTATTCCTCATATTATTCATATTATTATTGAACGGATGACAGGCCATGTTTGGCTGACAGATGTGCCGGCAAATGAAGTGCCAATCATTTGGAACATTCGTTTACCTAGAGTCATATTAGCATTTTGTGTAGGGGCATCACTGGCGTTAGCTGGTGCGGCCTTCCAAGGTTTGTTGCGAAATCCATTAGCAGATCCTTATACGATCGGTGTCTCCTCAGGAGCCGCATTGGGTGCGGTAATCGTCATATTCTTTCAACTTTCAGTTCCTCTACTGGGTGGTTTTACCCAACCTATCATCGCGATTGTTTTTGGTTTTCTAACACTAATGCTCGTGTTTGGGCTCGTCAAAATGACAAGCAGAAGCATGGCCATCGAAACGATTATTTTAGCAGGTATTATTATCAGTTCTTTTATGGGGGCTATCGTGTCGTTAATCATTGCACTCGGTGACCAAAACGAAATGACACAAATTATTTATTGGTTATATGGAAGTGTCAGTTTACGAGGATGGAGTCATGTTCAGCTTATTTTACCGTTTATGATCGTCGGCTCGATGATATTGCTCTATCATTATCGTGAACTGAATGCCCTCGCTCTTGGAGAAGAAGCGGCAGACCATATCGGCGTCGATGTGAGGAGAGGGAAGATTTTAATTTTAATCGGGGCATCGTTGCTGACAGGATCAGCTGTGGCTGTCTCAGGGACGATTGGATTTGTTGGACTCGTCATTCCCCATCTCGTCAGGCTTGTGACAGGCCCGAACCATCGACATGTTTTGCCACTTTCGTTATTGACAGGTGGAGGCTTTCTTATTTTAACTGATCTCGTATCTCGAACAATTATTGCACCAAAGGAAATGCCAATCGGTGTCATAACGGCGTTGGTAGGTGCTCCCGTTTTTGCATTGCTGCTTATAAGAAATCGTCTAGGGAGGAGGAAAACGGCATGA
- a CDS encoding adenosylcobinamide amidohydrolase, whose protein sequence is MIKLSRVSGGYDKEPIIKDISLTIEKGEFFTLLGPNGSGKTTLFKLVTGTLPTKQGNICLKGQPLTSLSKLEKARHVAVLTQEAHISFDFTVEEIVSLGRYAFQQGLFKNLSKEDQSVIDDVMMLTDVERYRHKQFRTMSGGEKQRVLLAKALAQQPDILLLDEPTNHLDVKHSFHMLNLLKERQYTHGLTVFAILHDLNVAALYADRVGLLHEGRLRKVGSVDILKQEDELRKVYNVEVKSQAHPTLAKPQLLMTPVSKEVGHDVNPLETMMNVTKDDKAIHIQFEKPLRTISNGVVGEGIQWITDFCNFHVDKNYHGSKPIEDVKHWMTERQISYENAVGMMTAVHLKDAVWIKKVYEGVAITVMVTAGVSNAVDIAANERDDKISQIGTINTMVFLNRHFTDGALVNACLSATEAKTKALLDTQVKDAYTGTLATGTSTDSLLIATTQLGEQTPYAGSGTPEGKAIGSVVYEATTKALAHYLDKGKHI, encoded by the coding sequence ATGATAAAGCTGAGTAGGGTATCAGGGGGATATGACAAAGAACCTATCATTAAAGATATTAGTTTAACGATTGAAAAAGGTGAATTTTTTACCCTCCTGGGGCCAAACGGAAGTGGGAAAACGACGTTATTTAAACTGGTTACCGGCACTCTTCCGACTAAGCAAGGAAATATTTGTCTTAAAGGGCAGCCGTTGACCTCCTTGTCTAAGCTTGAAAAAGCTCGCCATGTCGCTGTTTTAACACAAGAAGCTCATATTTCATTTGACTTTACTGTCGAAGAAATTGTCAGTCTTGGCCGTTATGCGTTCCAACAAGGGCTGTTTAAAAACTTATCCAAGGAAGATCAGAGCGTGATTGATGACGTTATGATGCTTACCGATGTTGAGCGGTATCGTCATAAACAATTTAGAACCATGAGTGGTGGAGAGAAACAACGGGTTTTACTAGCGAAAGCATTGGCGCAACAGCCAGATATTCTTCTTTTGGACGAGCCAACAAATCATCTTGACGTTAAACACTCTTTTCATATGCTTAATTTATTGAAAGAGCGGCAGTATACCCATGGTTTAACGGTTTTTGCTATTCTTCACGATTTAAATGTGGCAGCTCTTTATGCAGATAGAGTCGGCCTTCTCCATGAAGGACGTTTACGTAAAGTGGGAAGCGTTGACATTTTGAAGCAAGAAGATGAATTGCGAAAAGTTTATAATGTGGAGGTAAAGTCACAAGCCCATCCTACCCTAGCGAAACCGCAATTATTAATGACACCAGTCAGTAAAGAGGTAGGTCACGACGTTAATCCTCTTGAAACGATGATGAATGTGACCAAAGACGACAAAGCCATTCATATCCAGTTTGAGAAACCGTTACGAACGATTTCTAATGGGGTAGTCGGTGAAGGAATTCAGTGGATAACCGATTTTTGTAATTTTCATGTGGACAAAAATTATCATGGCAGTAAACCAATAGAAGATGTAAAGCACTGGATGACAGAACGACAGATTTCTTATGAGAATGCTGTCGGAATGATGACAGCTGTTCACTTAAAAGACGCTGTTTGGATAAAAAAAGTTTATGAAGGTGTTGCTATTACTGTGATGGTTACAGCGGGTGTGAGTAATGCTGTTGATATTGCTGCTAATGAGCGTGATGATAAAATCAGTCAGATTGGGACGATTAATACGATGGTTTTTCTAAATAGGCATTTTACTGATGGCGCCCTTGTCAATGCGTGTTTATCAGCGACAGAAGCTAAAACAAAAGCACTTCTCGATACCCAAGTGAAAGATGCTTATACGGGTACGCTTGCTACAGGTACATCAACAGATAGCTTACTTATTGCCACGACACAACTAGGTGAGCAAACACCGTACGCTGGATCTGGGACACCAGAAGGAAAAGCGATCGGTTCCGTTGTTTATGAAGCGACGACAAAAGCGTTAGCTCATTATTTAGACAAAGGTAAACACATATAA
- the cobD gene encoding cobalamin biosynthesis protein CobD, which yields MEMVLPLIILIVIGAIMLDLMMGDPRWLPHPVVGIGRLIRFFDKRWNRGPAHIKKRNGIFLTLVIVLSVFLITSAITVSLYKLHPVAGTLAQLYIVSTTIAIKGLKQAALDIVTPLASGELNEARRKLSMIVGRDTETLNDEEIVRGTVETVAENTTDAITAPIFWAFIGGAPLAMTYRAINTLDSMVGYKNNTYKEFGWCSARLDDVVNWLPARMTAFTLWLGGFFVKGARLRHAWQVTCRDASKHPSPNSGWSEAMVAALLGVQLGGRNTYGGQVSDRARMGVPFEPLHWQHILLSVRYMYGGAIIFTLLMSGIWLLLHS from the coding sequence ATGGAAATGGTCTTGCCTCTTATCATTCTTATTGTAATAGGTGCTATTATGCTCGATCTTATGATGGGTGATCCACGATGGCTTCCCCATCCAGTCGTAGGTATCGGGCGTCTTATTCGTTTTTTCGATAAACGGTGGAATCGTGGACCAGCACATATAAAAAAGCGAAACGGTATTTTTTTGACGTTGGTCATCGTTTTAAGCGTATTTTTAATAACGTCAGCCATCACAGTTAGTCTTTATAAACTTCATCCTGTAGCAGGGACACTTGCTCAGCTATATATAGTTTCTACCACAATAGCTATTAAAGGACTGAAACAAGCGGCACTCGATATTGTAACCCCTTTAGCATCAGGGGAGTTAAATGAAGCGCGGCGAAAATTAAGCATGATTGTAGGAAGAGATACAGAGACACTTAATGACGAAGAAATCGTGAGAGGGACAGTGGAAACAGTTGCAGAAAATACTACCGATGCGATAACTGCACCAATTTTTTGGGCGTTTATTGGCGGGGCACCGCTCGCTATGACTTATCGGGCAATAAATACATTAGATTCAATGGTCGGTTACAAAAATAATACATATAAAGAGTTTGGTTGGTGTTCTGCTAGACTTGATGATGTAGTCAATTGGCTTCCTGCCCGTATGACAGCTTTTACGTTATGGCTCGGAGGTTTTTTTGTCAAAGGTGCACGTCTGCGTCATGCATGGCAAGTGACATGTCGGGATGCGTCTAAGCATCCAAGTCCAAATAGTGGGTGGTCAGAAGCGATGGTGGCGGCGTTACTAGGTGTTCAGTTAGGTGGACGAAATACATACGGTGGACAAGTATCTGACAGGGCAAGAATGGGGGTGCCTTTTGAACCGCTTCATTGGCAGCACATTTTATTATCTGTGCGCTATATGTATGGCGGGGCGATTATTTTTACACTATTAATGTCAGGTATATGGCTGCTCCTTCATTCTTAA
- a CDS encoding threonine-phosphate decarboxylase produces MNWPEHGGQPAKVGRHFNSNETNKSNWLDFSANIYPFGPPKWVETIVTNSMSAISVYPDPEYEEPTKRLATLNNLSPKQVLITNGGAEAIFLTAKLFEGKRALIVQPTFVEYEQACLHYGIETQDVFYEDGFRFPLEELESQMTWADVVYVCRPNNPSGTVISKRDIRVLLERCEETETYLVVDEAFADFLPEGDSILTGMLAQFKSLILLRSLTKMYSIPGLRIGYLLASPTLIAKLRRWQMPWSVNGIAGEVVKSLPIRDPFVNEARTFVKEELVRVRERLTELRFDMSPSQVNFFLLYDLEAPNKTEELFAFLAKNSIIARHTHNFKGLNGHYLRFAIKSAEDNDKLLACLAAWRNHV; encoded by the coding sequence ATGAATTGGCCAGAGCATGGTGGACAGCCGGCAAAGGTTGGTCGCCATTTTAACAGTAATGAGACGAACAAGAGTAATTGGCTTGATTTCAGTGCGAATATTTACCCGTTCGGGCCACCAAAATGGGTCGAAACGATCGTGACCAACAGTATGAGCGCTATTTCTGTTTATCCCGATCCAGAGTACGAAGAGCCGACGAAACGTTTAGCAACGTTAAATAACCTTTCCCCTAAGCAAGTACTCATAACAAATGGCGGAGCTGAAGCTATTTTTTTGACAGCTAAGTTGTTCGAGGGAAAACGGGCACTCATCGTTCAGCCGACGTTTGTGGAATATGAGCAGGCGTGTCTTCATTATGGTATAGAGACGCAGGATGTGTTTTATGAAGATGGCTTTCGTTTTCCGTTGGAGGAACTAGAGAGTCAGATGACATGGGCTGATGTGGTGTATGTATGTCGTCCAAATAATCCTTCTGGGACAGTCATTTCAAAGCGAGACATCCGCGTTTTATTGGAACGTTGTGAGGAGACAGAGACGTACCTAGTAGTGGATGAGGCGTTTGCTGACTTTTTGCCTGAAGGAGATTCGATCTTAACTGGAATGCTTGCACAGTTTAAGTCGTTGATTTTATTAAGATCTTTAACGAAAATGTATTCGATCCCAGGCCTTCGTATTGGCTATTTGTTAGCTTCACCCACCTTAATAGCAAAATTAAGACGCTGGCAAATGCCTTGGAGTGTGAATGGGATAGCTGGAGAAGTGGTGAAATCTCTGCCTATTCGTGATCCATTTGTCAATGAAGCACGGACGTTTGTCAAGGAAGAATTAGTGAGAGTGAGAGAGCGTTTAACAGAGCTACGTTTTGATATGTCACCGTCACAGGTGAATTTCTTTCTTTTATATGATTTGGAAGCACCAAACAAGACGGAAGAGTTATTCGCATTTTTGGCAAAAAACAGTATCATTGCACGTCATACCCACAATTTTAAAGGGCTTAATGGACATTATTTGCGTTTTGCTATCAAGTCAGCAGAGGATAATGACAAGCTGTTGGCGTGTTTGGCAGCTTGGAGGAATCACGTATGA
- a CDS encoding bifunctional adenosylcobinamide kinase/adenosylcobinamide-phosphate guanylyltransferase: protein MIVFISGGARSGKSRFAEVMTYDCYDESRRQGNGGKLIYVATARHTDREMTERINRHRCERDEAWQTVEEPLDLLAPVMAAGNDDVMLIDCLTVWINNRLFDSSWNGENALFHELSDILSLANEKKLQLIFVSNDVNEGSPIENELVIFYIKMLERVHRFIVNRSDYAYQVVAGIPIQWKGEGT from the coding sequence ATGATCGTCTTTATTTCCGGCGGTGCTCGGTCAGGAAAAAGCCGGTTTGCTGAAGTGATGACGTACGACTGTTATGACGAAAGCCGGCGTCAGGGAAACGGTGGAAAACTAATATATGTGGCCACAGCCCGCCATACAGATCGTGAAATGACTGAACGAATCAATCGCCACAGGTGTGAACGAGACGAAGCATGGCAGACAGTAGAAGAGCCGCTAGATTTACTAGCTCCTGTGATGGCGGCAGGTAATGATGATGTGATGCTTATTGATTGCTTAACCGTGTGGATAAATAACCGCTTATTTGATAGCAGTTGGAACGGTGAGAATGCTTTGTTTCATGAACTAAGTGACATTTTATCACTAGCAAATGAAAAGAAATTACAACTTATCTTCGTGTCAAATGATGTCAATGAAGGCAGCCCTATTGAAAATGAGCTTGTCATATTTTATATAAAAATGTTAGAGCGTGTTCATCGATTTATTGTGAATCGATCAGATTATGCTTATCAAGTGGTAGCAGGTATTCCTATTCAGTGGAAGGGGGAAGGTACATGA
- the cobS gene encoding adenosylcobinamide-GDP ribazoletransferase, whose amino-acid sequence MKNALYGFLLAMQFLTRIPVPIECPWTIETSRWAIRFYPIVGLIIGAGLVAVGSTLAPILPAGMLALLLVSLWVWLTGGLHLDGVMDVADAVGSNAPLEKKWTIMKDPHVGSFGIITLVFLLGWKTMLIYLLVIEAGWHVVLPFMLSVALARYSAIGLLIFLPAAKKEGLAWHWKKNLNWLDSIWAGIPIMLVTGFFPHLIWLVILFLLMTVLYAFWLMRTFKGVNGDLTGTAIEGGELWGLLLTWIFTSFVMG is encoded by the coding sequence ATGAAAAATGCGCTGTACGGTTTTTTGCTGGCGATGCAATTTTTAACGCGTATTCCAGTGCCAATTGAATGTCCATGGACGATTGAGACGAGCCGATGGGCAATCCGGTTTTATCCGATCGTAGGCCTCATAATCGGAGCAGGACTAGTGGCAGTTGGCTCGACTCTCGCGCCAATTCTCCCTGCTGGCATGCTAGCGCTCCTCCTTGTATCACTTTGGGTGTGGCTGACAGGCGGGCTGCACCTTGACGGGGTGATGGATGTAGCAGATGCTGTCGGTTCAAATGCCCCTCTGGAGAAAAAATGGACGATTATGAAAGACCCCCATGTAGGAAGTTTCGGTATCATCACATTGGTTTTCTTACTAGGGTGGAAAACGATGCTCATTTATTTACTTGTTATCGAAGCAGGTTGGCACGTTGTTTTACCATTTATGTTGAGCGTTGCTTTAGCACGATATAGTGCAATAGGGCTACTCATTTTTTTACCAGCAGCAAAAAAAGAAGGTCTTGCTTGGCATTGGAAAAAGAATTTAAACTGGCTCGACAGTATTTGGGCAGGGATTCCTATCATGTTAGTAACCGGCTTTTTTCCTCATCTTATTTGGCTTGTCATCTTATTTTTACTCATGACAGTGCTGTACGCTTTCTGGCTTATGCGTACCTTTAAAGGTGTTAACGGCGATTTAACAGGGACAGCCATTGAAGGGGGTGAATTATGGGGACTGCTTTTAACCTGGATCTTTACCTCATTCGTCATGGGGTGA
- a CDS encoding histidine phosphatase family protein: MGTAFNLDLYLIRHGVTQWNVEKRYLGHSDMPLLHDALENLQKLKEIVARLDAPLLISSDLVRCRETMDYLLPHRHYIVEPRLREFNFGDWEGKTYNELKDVTAYRQWIDNWEKESVPGGESGQAFKRRVDSWLTEELPTLVVDKCWRIGAKSSVIVTHGGVIRYIIQILTKDKDAFWQWNISHGEAVKLSCVYEKGEWQCNSLSVVPTRANDRQLENYTPRKN, from the coding sequence ATGGGGACTGCTTTTAACCTGGATCTTTACCTCATTCGTCATGGGGTGACGCAGTGGAATGTGGAAAAACGTTACTTAGGACACAGTGATATGCCGCTTCTCCATGACGCTTTGGAAAACCTTCAAAAGTTGAAAGAGATTGTTGCGAGGTTAGATGCACCGTTACTTATCTCAAGTGATTTGGTACGGTGCAGGGAAACGATGGATTATCTGTTACCTCATCGCCACTATATCGTGGAGCCGCGTCTACGGGAATTCAACTTCGGTGATTGGGAAGGGAAGACGTATAACGAGTTGAAGGATGTTACTGCTTATAGACAGTGGATTGATAACTGGGAAAAAGAAAGTGTCCCAGGAGGCGAATCTGGTCAGGCGTTTAAACGTCGCGTGGATAGCTGGTTAACGGAAGAACTACCAACGTTAGTTGTTGACAAGTGCTGGAGGATCGGGGCGAAATCGAGTGTAATCGTCACGCATGGTGGTGTAATCCGTTATATAATTCAAATTTTAACAAAAGATAAAGACGCTTTTTGGCAATGGAATATCTCTCATGGCGAAGCAGTTAAATTATCTTGCGTGTATGAGAAGGGGGAGTGGCAATGCAATTCATTATCGGTGGTGCCTACTCGGGCAAACGACAGGCAGTTAGAGAATTACACCCCTCGGAAAAATTAA
- a CDS encoding bifunctional adenosylcobinamide kinase/adenosylcobinamide-phosphate guanylyltransferase, with protein sequence MQFIIGGAYSGKRQAVRELHPSEKLSWVSAYEGAQLNQWRAMWEEQTLLVLEGWEVWLRDEIVSGMPQLDVIRENYRNTLEVVCTEEKRRNGQVIVIMLEMGRGIVPISEADRALRDVCGWLQQDAAKLADDMRYIWHGLERKIK encoded by the coding sequence ATGCAATTCATTATCGGTGGTGCCTACTCGGGCAAACGACAGGCAGTTAGAGAATTACACCCCTCGGAAAAATTAAGCTGGGTGTCGGCCTATGAAGGGGCACAATTAAATCAGTGGCGAGCCATGTGGGAAGAACAAACGCTTCTTGTTCTTGAAGGATGGGAGGTATGGCTGAGAGATGAAATAGTGAGTGGTATGCCTCAATTAGATGTCATCCGTGAGAATTATCGCAATACGCTTGAAGTGGTGTGTACAGAGGAAAAACGTCGGAACGGACAGGTGATTGTGATCATGCTTGAAATGGGGCGAGGAATTGTCCCTATTTCTGAAGCGGATCGAGCATTACGCGATGTGTGCGGGTGGCTCCAACAGGACGCGGCTAAACTGGCTGACGACATGAGGTATATATGGCACGGACTGGAGAGAAAGATAAAATAA
- a CDS encoding DoxX family membrane protein, whose product MSSVTKRLTILLTSLCVLPVSQVLAHVKWFTEAEPERAAIETIITPKFIALAFLTAIIVAVLPRIVPAMLTVPLFKHSEDFLGNFRSYTYYLIKYGAALAIFIQVITGGLFAPELLAPSDVWAVLPWSAIILLIIPSLWTTRAAACLILILFSVTAWEYGLFHMLDYAFYLAVIFILLFHKTSWQKWGFPLLYLATGLSLCWVAAEKWVYPAMATDVILNHGVPTFGFSPETFVVLTAFIEFVVGYLLVVGLLNRLLALILTLIFISTTFLFGLTEIIGHFMIHIILVTFIIEGVSFYRPPVDMHNSSLEKIIFVFLNFLFVLATILLIYYRFA is encoded by the coding sequence GTGTCATCAGTGACGAAGCGATTGACTATCTTATTGACAAGTTTATGTGTATTACCCGTATCACAGGTTCTTGCTCATGTGAAATGGTTTACAGAAGCGGAGCCAGAACGGGCTGCCATTGAAACAATTATCACACCAAAGTTTATCGCATTGGCCTTTCTTACTGCCATCATTGTGGCGGTTTTACCTCGGATCGTCCCAGCCATGTTGACAGTCCCTTTATTTAAGCATAGTGAAGACTTTTTGGGGAATTTTCGCTCTTATACCTACTATCTCATCAAATACGGTGCAGCTTTAGCCATTTTTATTCAAGTGATAACTGGTGGATTATTTGCACCCGAGCTATTGGCTCCAAGTGATGTGTGGGCAGTGTTACCATGGAGCGCCATTATCCTTCTAATTATTCCGAGTCTCTGGACAACTAGAGCAGCAGCTTGCTTAATACTAATTTTATTCAGCGTAACAGCGTGGGAATATGGCTTGTTCCATATGCTTGACTATGCCTTTTATTTAGCTGTGATCTTCATTTTACTGTTTCACAAAACTTCATGGCAAAAGTGGGGGTTTCCCCTCCTTTATTTAGCAACAGGGTTATCTTTATGCTGGGTAGCGGCTGAAAAGTGGGTGTATCCTGCGATGGCAACGGATGTAATCCTCAATCATGGGGTTCCTACATTCGGTTTTTCGCCAGAAACATTCGTCGTGCTCACAGCTTTTATTGAATTTGTTGTCGGCTACTTGCTTGTGGTCGGGTTACTTAACCGTCTCCTTGCTCTCATACTCACACTTATCTTCATTAGTACGACCTTTCTGTTCGGACTGACAGAAATTATTGGACACTTTATGATACATATTATTTTAGTTACCTTTATAATTGAAGGGGTATCCTTTTATCGGCCACCGGTGGATATGCACAATTCTTCACTCGAAAAAATTATTTTTGTCTTTCTAAACTTTTTGTTTGTTCTTGCGACAATCCTTTTAATATATTACAGATTCGCTTAA
- a CDS encoding helix-turn-helix domain-containing protein has protein sequence MLSAEVAQNIVRRTMEILDYNINVMDEHGVIIGSGETERIGTVHEVARHIQFKKESIEITVADEHKWHGVKQGINLPVYFRGEIVGTVGITGPPNDVKGYGELVKMTAEMIIEQAFLLKQMQYDERLTREFVNQWVSGEGILDNSFLEKADMLSIDLAKTRGIILISHNGMTYENKRHELDKLEKALKPLLHKQDLLSLIKDTIVVVKTAKTDRDLLNTAKGWADYFNGQPLRLTTGLIYDSYSHIAYSYEQAVKTMEMSLLMKSEENVIAYKTKTVDVLFYHLLTHESIKRLPVDKPLLTHNQHADLLETLETFIKHDGSIIHTAKALFIHRNTLHYRLDKIYELTGKHPRRLVDLFYLYVSCVLKNTFS, from the coding sequence ATGTTATCAGCTGAAGTTGCTCAAAATATTGTCAGACGCACGATGGAAATTTTAGATTATAACATTAATGTCATGGATGAGCATGGTGTTATCATCGGTTCAGGTGAAACGGAGCGGATTGGTACCGTTCATGAAGTGGCGAGGCATATTCAATTTAAAAAAGAAAGCATTGAAATTACAGTGGCTGATGAGCATAAGTGGCACGGAGTAAAGCAAGGGATTAATTTACCTGTTTATTTTCGTGGAGAAATTGTCGGAACAGTAGGAATTACGGGTCCGCCAAATGACGTAAAAGGTTATGGAGAGCTGGTGAAAATGACAGCTGAAATGATCATCGAACAGGCATTTTTGTTAAAACAAATGCAATATGATGAGCGCTTGACGCGAGAGTTTGTCAATCAGTGGGTGTCAGGAGAAGGTATTTTAGATAACAGCTTCTTAGAAAAAGCGGACATGCTTTCAATTGACTTAGCAAAAACCCGCGGAATCATTTTAATCTCGCACAATGGAATGACATATGAAAACAAACGACATGAACTAGACAAGCTCGAAAAAGCACTAAAGCCATTACTGCACAAACAAGATTTGCTCAGCCTCATAAAGGATACGATTGTAGTCGTCAAAACGGCTAAAACAGATCGTGATCTGTTAAACACAGCTAAAGGGTGGGCTGACTATTTTAATGGCCAGCCGCTTCGGCTTACAACGGGGCTTATTTATGATAGTTATTCGCACATCGCTTACTCTTATGAACAAGCAGTCAAAACGATGGAAATGAGCCTACTCATGAAAAGTGAAGAGAACGTTATCGCCTACAAAACAAAGACGGTGGACGTGTTGTTCTATCACCTATTAACTCATGAATCTATTAAACGTTTACCTGTTGATAAACCGTTATTGACTCACAATCAGCATGCTGATCTATTAGAAACTTTGGAAACGTTTATTAAGCATGATGGTTCAATTATCCATACCGCAAAAGCATTGTTTATTCATCGCAACACGCTCCATTATCGCTTAGATAAAATCTATGAATTGACAGGGAAACATCCACGCCGGTTAGTTGATCTTTTTTATCTATATGTAAGCTGCGTGTTAAAAAACACCTTTTCTTAG